The Bradyrhizobium barranii subsp. barranii genome segment TATGTGGGCTTTCTCGGGGCGCCGGTGGGCAATGTCGTCTCGCGCTATACCGGCTACGTCCACGACACGCTGCAATCGGCCATCATGGATAACCAGGTCGAGGCCAAGCTATCGACCGGGCCCGTGCAGCACACACTCCTGATCGGCACCGACTACACCTCGTCGAAGTTCAACGACAAGCAGGGATTCGGCTTCGGCGTCTCCGATCTCAACCTGGCCGCGCCGGTCTACGCGCCGGAATCCATTCCCGATCCCGCGATCTCGTCCTCGACAGCCCAGCGGCAAACCCAGTCCGGCGTGTATGTTCAGGACCAGGCCAGGCTCGATCACTGGATCCTGACATTGAGCGGCCGCAGCGACTGGGTCAGCACCACGGGTGAGGATCTGTTCGCGCTGACCCGGCAGACGCAGTCCGATCAGGCCTATAGCGGGCGCGCCGGGCTGACCTATGTGTTCGATTCCGGTGTTGCGCCTTACGTTGCCTATTCGACCTCGTTCTTTCCCAATCTCGGCGTCGATCCGTCGGGCGCCTTCTTCAAGCCGACCACCGGCAAGCAGACTGAAGTCGGTGTGAAGTACCAGCCGCAGGGGACGAGGAGCTTCATTACCGCGGCGGTGTTCGATTTGACCCAGGACGGCGGCCTGGTCACGACGGGGACGGGCGTGACGGTCCAGCGTGGCGAGATTCAAAGCCGCGGCTTCGAATTGCAGGCGCTTGCAAGCCTGGGCGGTGGTTTCGACATCACCTCGTCGTACACCTATCTCGACATGGTGACCAAGCAGGCCGCGGACGACTCGCTGATCGGCAAGTTTCCCTCGGGCAATCCCCCGCATACCGCGACGCTGTGGGCGAACTATGCCCTGCCGCTGGCCGGACCGTTTGCAGGATTGAGCGTCGGTGGCGGCGCGCGTTACATGTCCTGGAGCTACGGCGATGATGCGAACACGTTCAAGAACAGCTCGGTAACCCTGATCGACGCGGCGCTGAAATATGATTTTGGCCAGGCGGCGAAGGAGCTGAAGGGCCTCCAGTTCCAGGTCAATGCCAAGAACCTGTTCAATCTGCACTACACCACGTGCCAGGTCGGTTATTGCTACCGCGGCGCGCCGCTGACCGTCATCGCAACGCTCGGGTATCGCTGGTGAACCAGCTTGCGCCTGAGAACCCCGGTTATCCGGTCAATATGCCTTACCCAAATCGCTGGCGCCGGCGACTAACGCGCCAGGTGGTGGGTACCGATTTCAACCAAAGTGGTCCGGCAGGACAGGCGGTAGATCAGGCTGAACAATTGAACCCACATGATCGAACTCCACTGTTGATCACATGCACGATATTAGGCCCCCAGTCTTTCCGGCCGTTTTCGAGGGACAGGGAAAATGGCTTCGTCGGCGAGCGCCGTGATGTCGTCGGAACAGACCGGACGAAGTCGCCTCACGCGGGCGTGAGACGTATCTCCGTCAAAACACCTCGAAATATTCGCGGTGCTCCCAGTCGGTCACCTCTGACAGGAAGCGGTCGATCTCGGCATTCTTGATGTGGGTGTAGTAGTCGACGAACTCGGGCCCGAACTTCTCGCGGAAGAACGGATCGTCCTTCAGCGCGGCGACCGCATCGCGCAAGCTCTTCGGCAACGGCGGCGCCTTGGTCTCGTAGGGCGTGTCGGCGGACGGGCCGGGGTCGAGCTTGCGATCGACGCCGTCGAGGCCCGACAAAATTTGCGAGGCCATGTAGAGATAGGGATTGGCGGCGGGCTCGCCGATGCGGTTCTCCAGGCGCGTTGCGGCATCATTGGCGCCGCCGAGCACGCGGATCATCACGCCGCGATTGTCGCGGCCCCAGATCGCGCGGTCCGGCGCCAGCGAATAGGAGCGGTAGCGCTTGTAGCCGTTGATGGTCGGGGTGGTGAACACGGTCGAGGCGCGGGCGTGGTCGAGCAGGCCGGCAAGGTACGCCTTGCCGAACGCACTGAGCGGCTCGCCGCCGTCCTTCGTCATGAACTGGTTCTCGCCGGTCGTGCGCGAGACGATCGACTGATGCAAGTGCCAGCCGCTCGCGAACACATTCGGCAGTTTCGGCCGGCACATGAAGGTGGCGTGATAGCCGTGGCGGTGCGCAATCTGCTTCACGGCAGAGCGGAACAGCACCATGTTGTCGGCGGGCTCCAGCCCCTTCCTCGGCGCGAAGGTGAATTCGCACTGGCTCGGCCCGAACTCGACCTCGACCGAGCGCAAGGGCAGTCCGAGCGCGACGATATCGCGGCGCAGGATCTCCAGCACCGGCTCCATCTGATCGAAGCGCTGCTCGGTGAGGTATTGATAGCCGTGGCTGAGCAGGCTCACCGACGGCGGCGTGCCGGGCTGGCCGGCATCTTCGGGCCGCATATGCGCGTCGTCGAGCTTGAAGATGTGGAATTCAACCTCGAGGCCGGCGACGAAATCGTGGCCGCGGCCGCTGAGATCATCGAGCACCTTGCGATAGAGGCCGCGGGTCGCGAACGGCACGGGACGGCCGTCGCCAAAATAGAGATCGCAGAGCACCCAGCCCGTCGCGGGCGCCCATGGCAGCACGCGGAACGTGGTTGGGTCGGCGACCATCAACACGTCGGCCGCGCCCTCCATCTCCTTCATGCCGAACCCGCCGCCTGACGTGAACACCGGAAACACCGTGCGGTGCGAGGTATCCTTGGCGAGCATGGTCGTGGTGATGGAGCAGCCGCTCTCCAGCGAGGCGATCGCCTCGGCGGCGATGATGGTCTTGCCGCGCAAAATGCCGTGCTGGTCCGGGAAGGCGAGGCGGATGACCTCGAGGTTCTTTTCCTCGACGATGCGGCGCAGGCGCGCTGCGGCGTCCCTCTGCTCATCCGACCACAGCGCATGATGCGCGACGAAAGTCACTCGGTTGCTCCTTAAGTCCGTGCTGTCATCGCCCGCGAAGGCGGGCGATCCAGTATTCCAGAGACGGCGACGTGTCCACGAGAGGCCGCGGCGTACTGGATGCCCCGCCTTCGCGGGGCATGACAGTGGAGTATGCGGCGCACGCCGCTGATTGACGGCATTATCACTCCGCCGCCGTCAGCCGGTGCACGTTGTCCGCGATCTCCTTCGGCACCGGCGCGGCCCAAGGTGCGCCGCGGCGGCGCTTGACGTCGACCTCCATCCAGTAGAGCTCCCAACCCTGGGTCGGCCCGATGCCGTCCATGGTGGCCGGTCCCTGGATGCTGCGCGCCCTGCTCTCGTCCAGGAACAGCATCGGCTTCTCGCCGCCGCCGACCTTCTCGATCTCAGCCCGCAGCAGGCGGCGGTACTGCACGATCGCCTTGTCGCTCGAGCCGAGATGCTCCTTGGTGCGGTCCTGGATCGCGCCCATCGATTCCACCGCCCACTGGTCGTGCACGTTGATGTCGGTGCCCATGCCGGTATAGGTCGCGGTCGCCTGCTCGTGCGGATCGAAGCCGTAATCGTTGCCGCGGTTCTTGCGCGATTTGTAGTCGGGCAGCTCATAGAGCTCGAGCCGCTGATCGCGCATCTTCTGCTTGTCGACCGGGTTGGTGTAGCTGGTGAAGATCGCGTACCAGTAGCAGTTCTCGTCGTCGACCGGCACGTGCCACTGCGTGATCGTCATTTCCGTGCTCATCGGGATGACGAAGCCGTGCGGGAAGAGCTGGTTGGTGACGCGCACATGGGTGCGCTCCTCGTCGATCTCGCGCAGCGCGATCAGCCGCAGGCCATATTCGGTGTGTTCGACATTGATGATCGGCCGGTCGTACTCGCGCAGGATCTTTGTCATCGGCAGGTCGCTGCCGGCGGAGGCGCCGCGGAACTGCTTGCCGTAAGCCGTCGACGTATCCTCGTCCTCGAAGAAGCGGTGCAGATAGGAGGCGTGCGCGGGATCGATGCCGACCTCGAGGGCCTGAAGCCAGTTGCAGGCCATGTGGCCCTTGAACGCAAAAGTGTGCGTGCCGGGCGCGACAAAGCAGTCGAGCTCCGGAAATGCCGGCGGCTCACCCTCGCCGAGATAAGCCCAGAGGATGCCGCTCTTCTCGACCACGGGATAGGAGCGCTGGCGAATGTTCTGGCAGAGTTTTGAATCCTTCGGCTCCGCCGGCGTCTCGATGCACTGGCCGGTGGCGTCGAACAGCCAGCCATGGAAGGCGCAGCGCAGGCCGCCATGTTCGAGACGTCCGAAGGCGAGGTCGGCGCCGCGATGGGCGCAATGACGATCGATCAGGCCGTAGCGTCCGCTCTCGTCGCGGAACAGCACCAGGTTCTCGCCGAGCAGTTTGACGGGACGGATCGGGCGCGTGCCGTCCAGCTCATCGACCAGCGCCGCCGGCTGCCAATAGCTCCGCATCAGCTTGCCGCAGGGGTCCTTCGGACCGGTACGGGTGATCAGGTCGTTCTGCTCCTGGCTCATCATGGCGGGCGTCCTTTGTCGGAGAGGCGTTTGTTCGCCTATTGAACGAATGGGCGAATTATGCCATGCCTTGGTCCGGCGGCAAGCAATATTTTGCAGGATGTTCCCGGACCTATGCCCAAGCTGAAGCGCAGCGAAAACGACGCGCGGGCGACGGATTTCGTCGAGAGCCTCGATCGCGGCCTGCGCCTGCTGCAATGTTTCGGCGCGACCACCGGCCCGATGACGCTGAGCGATCTCGCCCGGGCCGCGGAGCTGCCGCGCGCCACTGCGCGGCGCATGCTGTTCACGCTTCAGCGCGGCGGCTTCGTCGCCGGCGACGGCAAGCTGTTCTCGCTGACGCCGCACGTGCTGACGCTCGCGGCGTCCTACCTGCGCTCCAGCCAGCTCGTCGCCGTGCTTCAGCCGGTGCTCGATCGCGTCGCCACGGCAGCGCAGGAAATCTCCTCGCTCGCGGTGCTCGACGGCGACGACGTCGTGTTTGTCGCGCGCAGCAGCCCGGCGCGGATGTTTTCGGGTGGGCTCGAGATCGGCTACCGGCTGCCGGCGTTCTGCACCTCGGTCGGCCGCGCCATGCTCGGGCAGTTCGATGATGCAGCGCTTGCCGCACGCCTGAAGACAATGAAGCGCGAGATGTTGACGCCGCAGACAGTGACCGATCCCAAGGCGCTGCTGGCCAGCATCACCGCGGATCGCGAGCAAGGGTATTCGCTGGTCGATCGCGAGGCAGAGCCGCATTTCCGCTCGATCTCGGTTCCGGTGCGCCGCTACGACGGCGTGATCGTCGCCGCCATCAACATGGGCGCCCATGTCGACCGCGTGCCGGCAGGGGAGTTGGTCGACCGGTTGCTCCCGCTGCTCCGCGAAGGCGCGGAGTCCGTGCGGTCGCAGCTGCTCTAGCAACGATCGTTGGCGCCGCGCGTCCGCGGGCCTATAATCTCGTCACGCAAGACAACAGGGAGGACGCCATGAAACACACCATGGTTCCCAGTGATCGCGTGGAGCACGTCGGTGTCTACGGGCGCGACGGCGCGAAGCTCGGCTCGATCGAGCGGCTGATGCTCGACAAGGTGACCGGCACGGTCGCCTACGCCGTGATCAAGACTGGCGGGCTGCTCGGCACGCACCACCATTATCCGGTGCAGTGGGGCGCGCTGAAATACGATCCCGCGCGGCAGGCTTTTCGTGTCGAGGTGACGCAGGACGAGCTCGCCAGCGGACCGTGCGAGTTCGACGGCGACGAATTCGACTGGGGCGATCGTTCGCGGCCCTACGCGCACCCGAATTATTGGTCGATCTGACGGCGCGATTGCGGCAGGCGTCGCGCGCTGAGCCGCCTCACTTGGTCGCGGTGCGCCGGCGCGCTCGCTGTGTCAAAAGGCAAAAATGCCGCATGACACACCTCTCATCGCCACCATCGTCGTCGGACTTGGACTAGCTTTCGTACTTGGAACTATAGCGCAGCGGTTCCGCATTCCGCCGCTTGTCGGCTACCTGCTCGCCGGCGTTGCCGTCGGCCCGTTCACGCCAGGCTTCGTCGCCGACCAGGCACTTGCGACCGAGCTCGCCGAACTCGGCATTATCTTGCTGATGTTCGGCGTCGGCCTGCATTTTTCGCTCCAGGATCTGCTGAGCGTCCGGCACATCGCGGTTCCGGGCGCCGTCGTGCAGATTGCAGTCGCCACACTGATGGGGCTCGGCCTTTCATGGCTGATGGGCTGGAGCGTCGGTGCGGGACTCGTGTTCGGACTGGCGTTGTCGGTCGCGAGCACTGTGGTCCTGCTTCGCGCGCTGCAGGAGCGGCGCCTGATGGAGACCGATCGCGGCCGCATCGCGGTCGGCTGGCTCATCGTCGAGGACCTCGCGATGGTGCTCGTGCTGGTGCTGTTCCCGGCGATCGCAAGCCTTCAGGGCGCCAGCGGCGACAAGCCAGCCTTCGAGCCGCTGGCCGCGCAGGCCGGCTTCGGGCTTGCCGGCATCGTGATGCTGACCCTGGCCAAGATCATCGTGTTCATCGGGCTGATGCTGGTGGTGGGGCGCCGGGTGATTCCCTGGATCCTGCACTACATCGCCCATACCGGCTCGCGGGAATTGTTCCGTCTCGGCGTGCTTGCGATCGCGCTGTGCATCGCATTCGGGGCGACGAAGCTGTTCGACGTCTCGCTGGCGCTGGGCGCGTTCTTCGCCGGCATGATGCTGCGGGAATCTCCGCTCAGCGCGCGCGCCGCGCAGGAATCGCTGCCGCTGCGCGATGCCTTCGCGGTGCTGTTCTTCGTCTCGGTCGGCATGATGTTCGATCCGATGAGCGTGGTCCGCGAGCCCTGGCCGCTGTTGGCGACGTTAGCGATCATCATGCTCGGCAAATCACTCGCGGCGTTCATGATCGTGGTGCTGTTTCGGCATCCGGTCGCGACCGCGCTGACGATCTCGGCGAGCCTGTCGCAGATCGGCGAGTTCTCCTTCATCCTGGCCGAGCTCGGCGTCGCCTCGCAGATCCTGCCCAGCGACGGTCGCGACCTGATCATGGCCGGCGCGATCCTCTCCATCATGCTCAACCCGCTGATGTTCGCGGCCGCCACCTGGCTCGCGCCGCGTCTCGACCCGCGCCGGGATTCACCGCAGGCCGCGGCCGCCGTGCCCGAACCGATCCGCACCACGGACCTGACCGACCATACGATCGTGATCGGCTATGGCCGCGTCGGCGCGCTCGTCGGCGATGCCCTGAAGCAGCGGCAATTGCCGTTCCTTGTCGCCGAGGTCGGCGAGAGTGCGCTGGCGAAGCTGAAGCAGGGCGGCATCGAGACCATCATGGGCAATGCCGCGCAGCCCGAAATTCTCGGCGCCACCAATCCGTCACGGGCGCGGCATCTCGTCATCGCGATCCCCGAGGCGTTCGAGGCAGGGCAGATCGTGCAGCAGGCGCGTGGCCAATCCGGACATCCGCATCATCGCACGAGCGCATGCGGATGCCGAGGTCGATCATTTGAAGGGGCTGGGAGCGGATGTCGTCATCATGGGCGAGCGGGAGATCGCGCGCGGCATGATCGAGGAGCTGGAGAGGAGAGTTCCAGATGCTGCCCAGCAAGATCCCCGTCCGCTCGAGGCCGGTTCGGTCGTTTGACCTGATCACGCCGCAGGGCCAGACCTACCGCTTTCCGCCGCCGACATTGTTGCAGCGGTTGTTGCGGTTGCTGTTCGCGCATGCGGAGACGGTGGCGATTTCGGCGGCGATCCTGGCGTTGATCTATGTGGCGGGCTTTGCCGCCGAAGCACTCGACCGTTCGGTGTTCGATGCGTGCAACGATCGGGTTGGGGTGCGCAGGGTGGGTTAGCCTGCAGCTGCGCGGGGTGCAGTCCGCTTGCGTAACCCACCGCGTCCCCGCCTCGCGCTCCGTGTCACTGCCGGTTGCGCATCCAGTCGGCAAGACCGGATATCGCCTTGTCGAGGTCTTGCCGCGCGGCAGCGTCGACGACCGTCTCCTCCAGCGCGCCGCGCATGCAAGTTAGCCACGCGTCGCGTTCGGCGTCGCCGATCGCAAAACCGATGTGTCGCTGCCGCAGCCGCGGATGGCCCTTCTCTACGGAATAGAGCTTTGGGCCGCCGGTCCATTCGGTGAGGTAGCGCTTCAGCACGTCCCTGATCAGTCCGAGGTCATCCGCGTGCATCGCACGGATCATTTTCGCCTCCGGCAGCGTGTCCATGCGCTCGTAGAAGCGGTCGACCAGAAGGTCGATCGTGCCGCTGCCGCCGATCCGCTCGAACATGGAGATTGCGACGTCGCTATCGGTCATTCATCGAGTCCTGGTGTGTGCTGTGTGGCCCTTCATATCGTTTCTGTTTGAGAAACGAAAAGGGACGCAAGGCACATCCGCGCGCGCAACTGCACTCCCTCCCCCCTTGCGGGGGAGGGCTGGGGAGAGGGGTAGCCCAGGAAATGGTGTTTGTTGCTGCGAAGAGAAGAAGAGGCTCCTGCGCGATCGATGGAGTCCCCGTGTGACACCCCTCTCCCTAACCCTCCCCCGCAAGGGGGGAGGGAACGCAGCGAGCGTGCCGTGAGAGATTGCCTTACAGCGCCACGCTGCGCAGGCCGAAACTCCGCGCTTCGTTCTGCAGCACCGGCCGCACCGCATCGATCAGCCTTGCAGCCGCCGCATCGACCGACAGCCCTGCCGTATCCACCACCGCCGTCGCGCGCGAATAAAGCGGTTCGCGGCTCAGCAGGATGTTGCGCAGCTCGGCCATCGCGGAGCGGTCGTCCGCCATCGGGCGCAGGTCGCCTTGGCGGCGCACGCGGGCCATGTGCTCCTCGGGCTCGGCCTTCAGCCAGATCGTGTAGAACGACGACAGGATCTGGTCGAAGGTCAACGGCTCCGACACGATGCCGCCGCCGGTTGCCAGCACCATCAGCTCGTTGCGCGCGAGCAGCTGTTGCAGCGCTGCCTGCTCCATGCGGCGAAAGCCTTCCTGGCCGTAGAGCGCGATGATCTCGGCGACCGAGAGCCCGTTCTGCTGCTCGACCTCCTTGTTGAGCTCCACAAAACTCCAGCCGACCTTCTTCGCCAGCATCCGCCCCAGCGTCGATTTGCCGGCGCCGCGCAGGCCGATCAGCGCGATGCCGCAGAACGGTGCGCGCCGCGGCGCCGACGCGCTGCCGCCGGCGAGAACGTCCTTGGCCTGAGCGATTTGCGCCGGCGTCGCCTTGCGCAGGAGATCGCGAAACATCTGCCAGTCCGGCGTCGGGTCGGCCGAGGGAAGCAGGTCTTCGAGATGCGCACCCATCGCGTCGGAGACGCGGCGCAGCAGCACGATGGAGACGTTGCCCTTGCCGCTCTCGAGCTGCGCGATGTAGCGCTCCGAAATCCCTGATACCTTGGCGAGCACCTTGCGCGACATGCCGCGCAGCGCGCGCATGGTGCGCACGCGCTGGCCGAGCTGTTCGAGAAATCGGGATTCGGCGTCGGGACTGTCGGTCATGGACTGCAGATCATGGGCCTTCTTGAGAGGGTGTCCTGCGGCGCGTTTTAATGAAACATAGTGCCTGCCAGCATTGACAGCAAGCCGCCGCGGTGTCTTTCTATGAATTATAATTCTAAATTCGGGGGAGAAGTCCGTGAGCGAGGGATCCTATAACGCGGTGACCTGGCTGCTCGACCGCAACGTCGAGGACGGCAGGGGAGGCAAGCTCGTCTTCGACGACACCGTCTCGCGGCTCACCTATGGCGAGCTCCAGCGTGAGACCCGGCGCGCCGCCAACATTCTGCGCCGGCTCGGGGTCCGCCGCGAGGAGCGCGTGGCGATGATCATGCTGGACACGGTCGATTTCCCGATCGTGTTTCTGGGCGCGATCCGCGCCGGCATCGTGCCAGTGCCGCTCAACACGCTGCTGACCGCGGACCAATACGCCTACATCCTCGCCGATTGCCGCGCGCGCGTACTGTTCGTCTCCGAAGCGCTCTATCCTGTTATCAAGGACGTCGTCGGCCGCATGCCGGATCTCGAGCACGTCGTGGTCTCTGGCGCCAAGCAGAACGGCCACAAGCAGCTCGCGGACGAGCTCGCTGATGAGAGCGACCAGTTCACCACCGCCACGACGCATCCGGACGAGCCGGCGTTCTGGCTCTATTCGTCGGGCTCGACCGGCATGCCCAAGGGCGTGCGCCATCTGCATTCGAACATGCAGGCGACCGCGGACACCTATGCGAGCCAGGTGCTCGGCATCCGCGAGAACGACGTCTGCCTCTCCGCGGCAAAGCTGTTCTTCGCTTATGGCCTCGGCAATGCGCTGACGTTTCCGATGTCGGTCGGCGCCACCGTGGTGCTGAACAGCGAGCGCCCGACGCCGGCGCGCATGTTCGACCTGATGAACAGGTACAATCCCTCGATCTTCTTCGGCGTGCCGACATTGTTCGCGGCGATGCTCAACGACGAGACGATGAAGGCCGAGCGCGGCGGCAAGTCGCTCCGCATCTGCACCTCGGCCGGCGAGGCGCTGCCGGAATCCGTTGGCAACAGCTGGAAGGCGCGCTTCGGCGTCGACATCCTCGACGGCGTCGGCTCGACTGAGCTCTTGCACATCTTCCTGTCGAACGCGCCCGGCGACATCAAATACGGCTCCTCCGGCAAGCCGGTGCCGGGCTATGCGGTGCGGCTCGTCAACGAGGCCGGCCAGGATGTCGCCGACGGCGAGGTCGGCGAGCTGCTGGTCGATGCGCCCTCGGCCGGCGAGGGCTACTGGAACCAGCGCCACAAGAGCCGCCGCACCTTTGAAGGTCCGTGGACCCGCACCGGCGACAAATATGTCAGGGATGGCGAAGGCCGCTACACCTTCTGCGGCCGCGCCGACGACATGTTCAAGGTCTCCGGCATCTGGGTCTCGCCGTTCGAGGTCGAGAGCGCGCTGATCACGCATCCCGCCGTGCTCGAAGCCGCCGTCGTGCCGGAAGCCGATCCGGAAGGCCTGCTGAAGCCGAAGGCCTTCGTCGTGCTGCGTCCGGGCGCGGCGACGGCGGACTTGCAGGAGATGCTGAAGGAGCACGTCAAGCAGAAGATCGGCCCGTGGAAATATCCGCGCTGGATCGACGTGGTGGAGTCGCTGCCGAAGACCGCGACGGGGAAGATCCAGCGGTTCAAATTGCGCGAGGGCGCGAATTGAGCGTGCAGGCGGCGGACTCGCTTGCTTACCCTCCCCTGGAGGGGTCCGAGACGAGCGAAGCTCGCTCGTGGGTCGCTTCGCATGGAGCGAAGCGCAATGCGGAGCGGGGTGGGGTGATCTCTCCACTCGGGCACCGCATCCGCCGAGAGACTGTCACCCCACCCCGTCTCACATCTCGCTGCGCTCGATGTGAGCCGACCCTCCCCCTCCAGGGGAGGGTGCAGACGGAGCGAACAGGAATACGACCATGACCAACCTCACCCCCACCGGCTTCCTGACCATCGGCAGCGCCAGCCTCGAATACAAATGGCTCGCGCCGCCATCGGCGGACGGTCCCACCATCGTCATGCTGCACGAAGGCCTCGGCTCGGTCGGTCTGTGGGGCGACTTCCCGGAAAAACTTCAGCAAGCCACCGGCGCCGGCATCTTCGTCTATTCGCGCGCGGGCTACGGCCAATCCAGCGCGGTGACGCTGCCGCGGCCGCTCGATTACATGCAGCGCGAGGCGCTGGATGTGCTGCCGAAGATCCTCGATGCGATTTCCTTCAAGCGCGGCCTCCTGCTCGGCCATTCCGACGGCGCCTCGATCGCGACGATCTATGCCGGCGCGCATCAGGATCACCGTCTGCAAGGCCTCCTGCTGATGGCGCCGCATTTCATCGTCGAGGATATCTCGGTGAAATCCATCGCAGCGATCAAGACGACCTTCGAGACCACCGACCTCAAGGCGAAGCTGGCGCGCTGGCACATGGATGTCGACAACGCCTTCTGTGGCTGGAACGGCGCCTGGCTCGATCCGAAGTTCCGCGACTGGGACATCTCGGAATACCTCGCCTACATCCGCGTTCCCATCCTGGTCGTGCAGGGCAAGGGCGACCAATATGGCACACTGCGACAGGTCGATATTGCGCAGGAAGAGTGTTATTGTCCGGTAGATTTGAAAATTATTTCAGACGCGGGACATTCCCCGCATCGTGAAGCGCCGGGGGCGACGCTTGACGCGATTGAGCAATTTGCAAGAGCGGCCCTGCGCGACGATCAGGGACTTCAGGGACGCGCCGCATGATCCTGCGGAGGCACATCCATGAATGTGCCTTCGGATGCGAGCGACCCGTTGCCGTGGCCGC includes the following:
- a CDS encoding helix-turn-helix transcriptional regulator, which gives rise to MTDSPDAESRFLEQLGQRVRTMRALRGMSRKVLAKVSGISERYIAQLESGKGNVSIVLLRRVSDAMGAHLEDLLPSADPTPDWQMFRDLLRKATPAQIAQAKDVLAGGSASAPRRAPFCGIALIGLRGAGKSTLGRMLAKKVGWSFVELNKEVEQQNGLSVAEIIALYGQEGFRRMEQAALQQLLARNELMVLATGGGIVSEPLTFDQILSSFYTIWLKAEPEEHMARVRRQGDLRPMADDRSAMAELRNILLSREPLYSRATAVVDTAGLSVDAAAARLIDAVRPVLQNEARSFGLRSVAL
- a CDS encoding PRC-barrel domain-containing protein — its product is MKHTMVPSDRVEHVGVYGRDGAKLGSIERLMLDKVTGTVAYAVIKTGGLLGTHHHYPVQWGALKYDPARQAFRVEVTQDELASGPCEFDGDEFDWGDRSRPYAHPNYWSI
- a CDS encoding aromatic ring-hydroxylating dioxygenase subunit alpha; translated protein: MMSQEQNDLITRTGPKDPCGKLMRSYWQPAALVDELDGTRPIRPVKLLGENLVLFRDESGRYGLIDRHCAHRGADLAFGRLEHGGLRCAFHGWLFDATGQCIETPAEPKDSKLCQNIRQRSYPVVEKSGILWAYLGEGEPPAFPELDCFVAPGTHTFAFKGHMACNWLQALEVGIDPAHASYLHRFFEDEDTSTAYGKQFRGASAGSDLPMTKILREYDRPIINVEHTEYGLRLIALREIDEERTHVRVTNQLFPHGFVIPMSTEMTITQWHVPVDDENCYWYAIFTSYTNPVDKQKMRDQRLELYELPDYKSRKNRGNDYGFDPHEQATATYTGMGTDINVHDQWAVESMGAIQDRTKEHLGSSDKAIVQYRRLLRAEIEKVGGGEKPMLFLDESRARSIQGPATMDGIGPTQGWELYWMEVDVKRRRGAPWAAPVPKEIADNVHRLTAAE
- a CDS encoding benzoate-CoA ligase family protein; the encoded protein is MSEGSYNAVTWLLDRNVEDGRGGKLVFDDTVSRLTYGELQRETRRAANILRRLGVRREERVAMIMLDTVDFPIVFLGAIRAGIVPVPLNTLLTADQYAYILADCRARVLFVSEALYPVIKDVVGRMPDLEHVVVSGAKQNGHKQLADELADESDQFTTATTHPDEPAFWLYSSGSTGMPKGVRHLHSNMQATADTYASQVLGIRENDVCLSAAKLFFAYGLGNALTFPMSVGATVVLNSERPTPARMFDLMNRYNPSIFFGVPTLFAAMLNDETMKAERGGKSLRICTSAGEALPESVGNSWKARFGVDILDGVGSTELLHIFLSNAPGDIKYGSSGKPVPGYAVRLVNEAGQDVADGEVGELLVDAPSAGEGYWNQRHKSRRTFEGPWTRTGDKYVRDGEGRYTFCGRADDMFKVSGIWVSPFEVESALITHPAVLEAAVVPEADPEGLLKPKAFVVLRPGAATADLQEMLKEHVKQKIGPWKYPRWIDVVESLPKTATGKIQRFKLREGAN
- a CDS encoding group II truncated hemoglobin, whose amino-acid sequence is MTDSDVAISMFERIGGSGTIDLLVDRFYERMDTLPEAKMIRAMHADDLGLIRDVLKRYLTEWTGGPKLYSVEKGHPRLRQRHIGFAIGDAERDAWLTCMRGALEETVVDAAARQDLDKAISGLADWMRNRQ
- a CDS encoding TonB-dependent siderophore receptor translates to MTRNDGRMLGWERMARTGLGAAGLGIVLHATPSVAQTSGTNSTSTAATLPPVTVEAPIQARPRTQPAQGASQPSRGRVATQRNAGPAPAGNSGVREAGAGRANASSESSYVADRSSAGTKTNTPLLETPQSISVVTRKELNDRAVQTLTEAVGYEPGVRIDASGYDPRFDAIAIRGFDITYNGVYLDGLRLVGAGLSVFKTEPYGVDSITVVRGPSSALYGLGSPGGLIDLSSKLPTSQPFHEVQTVFGDRDRIQGNFDLSGPVDANGQFSYRLTGVMRDANVFVPGGKDNRTYIAPAVTWKPDQSTTLTILGSYQKSKTPGSMFTHSTGTGTATDIFTGSPSYNSLDQEQGRVGYLFEHAFNNAVTVRQKFRYVDVDAVTRYVGFLGAPVGNVVSRYTGYVHDTLQSAIMDNQVEAKLSTGPVQHTLLIGTDYTSSKFNDKQGFGFGVSDLNLAAPVYAPESIPDPAISSSTAQRQTQSGVYVQDQARLDHWILTLSGRSDWVSTTGEDLFALTRQTQSDQAYSGRAGLTYVFDSGVAPYVAYSTSFFPNLGVDPSGAFFKPTTGKQTEVGVKYQPQGTRSFITAAVFDLTQDGGLVTTGTGVTVQRGEIQSRGFELQALASLGGGFDITSSYTYLDMVTKQAADDSLIGKFPSGNPPHTATLWANYALPLAGPFAGLSVGGGARYMSWSYGDDANTFKNSSVTLIDAALKYDFGQAAKELKGLQFQVNAKNLFNLHYTTCQVGYCYRGAPLTVIATLGYRW
- a CDS encoding IclR family transcriptional regulator domain-containing protein, which encodes MPKLKRSENDARATDFVESLDRGLRLLQCFGATTGPMTLSDLARAAELPRATARRMLFTLQRGGFVAGDGKLFSLTPHVLTLAASYLRSSQLVAVLQPVLDRVATAAQEISSLAVLDGDDVVFVARSSPARMFSGGLEIGYRLPAFCTSVGRAMLGQFDDAALAARLKTMKREMLTPQTVTDPKALLASITADREQGYSLVDREAEPHFRSISVPVRRYDGVIVAAINMGAHVDRVPAGELVDRLLPLLREGAESVRSQLL
- a CDS encoding glutamine synthetase family protein codes for the protein MTFVAHHALWSDEQRDAAARLRRIVEEKNLEVIRLAFPDQHGILRGKTIIAAEAIASLESGCSITTTMLAKDTSHRTVFPVFTSGGGFGMKEMEGAADVLMVADPTTFRVLPWAPATGWVLCDLYFGDGRPVPFATRGLYRKVLDDLSGRGHDFVAGLEVEFHIFKLDDAHMRPEDAGQPGTPPSVSLLSHGYQYLTEQRFDQMEPVLEILRRDIVALGLPLRSVEVEFGPSQCEFTFAPRKGLEPADNMVLFRSAVKQIAHRHGYHATFMCRPKLPNVFASGWHLHQSIVSRTTGENQFMTKDGGEPLSAFGKAYLAGLLDHARASTVFTTPTINGYKRYRSYSLAPDRAIWGRDNRGVMIRVLGGANDAATRLENRIGEPAANPYLYMASQILSGLDGVDRKLDPGPSADTPYETKAPPLPKSLRDAVAALKDDPFFREKFGPEFVDYYTHIKNAEIDRFLSEVTDWEHREYFEVF